In the Streptomyces sp. BHT-5-2 genome, one interval contains:
- a CDS encoding spheroidene monooxygenase, with product MIISVHLADIGARGTRAVLGRSPRPGAVPGLRFAATTLTGAIAAGPPRVRPGRAALLASWDDDAALGRFLAEDPLARRLAGGWLVRLRPVQVLGAWSRMPVEADPGATPTDEDGPVAVLTLGSLRLRRAVPFLRANSRAAGRAAADPSLIASAALARPPRFVATFSIWRSVSAMSRYAYGTAHPQHREVVAEHRAVPFHHEAAFVRCRPYGARGLLDGREPIAAAAAGPPTA from the coding sequence ATGATCATTTCGGTACATCTCGCCGACATCGGCGCTCGCGGCACGCGCGCCGTGCTCGGGCGGTCGCCGCGGCCGGGCGCGGTCCCGGGGCTGCGGTTCGCGGCCACCACCCTCACCGGCGCCATCGCCGCCGGGCCGCCCAGGGTCCGTCCCGGCCGGGCCGCGCTGCTCGCGTCGTGGGACGACGACGCCGCGCTCGGCCGCTTCCTCGCCGAGGATCCGCTGGCCCGGCGCCTGGCCGGCGGCTGGCTGGTGCGGCTGCGGCCGGTGCAGGTCCTCGGCGCATGGAGCCGGATGCCGGTCGAGGCCGACCCCGGCGCCACGCCGACGGACGAGGACGGGCCGGTCGCCGTGCTCACCCTCGGCTCGCTGCGGCTGCGCCGCGCGGTGCCGTTCCTGCGCGCCAATTCCCGTGCCGCCGGGCGGGCGGCGGCCGATCCCTCGTTGATCGCCTCCGCCGCCCTGGCCAGACCGCCCCGCTTCGTCGCCACGTTCTCGATATGGCGCAGCGTCTCCGCCATGAGCCGCTACGCGTACGGGACGGCGCACCCACAACACCGGGAGGTGGTGGCGGAACACCGCGCCGTGCCGTTCCACCACGAGGCCGCGTTCGTCCGCTGCCGCCCCTACGGCGCCCGGGGCCTGCTCGACGGGAGGGAGCCGATAGCGGCAGCCGCCGCTGGGCCACCCACGGCCTAA
- a CDS encoding acyltransferase family protein: protein MTHEFPASGERRVPLPAPRPTPQDPPAGAGAVGGPGRAGLSTATIPASSTPVPAPPGPTVGGSGSGRHAKGRAGRAGAGPAATTEPRPPTRDAFFDNAKYLAIVLVAMGHSWEPLRSGSRSAAALYIAVYAFHMPAFIIISGYFSRSFDMRRDRLQRLITGVAVPYVLFEVAYTFFKRWADHDPDYPITLLQPWYLTWFLVALFVWRLTTPLWKIVRWPLPLAMVIAVLASVSPEIGDDLNLQRVLQFLPFFVLGLNLRPEHFQLLRRKEVRLAALPVVAGALVLAYWAAPRMNAAWFYHRDSAQELGAPWWSGVVMTLAMFGCSLVLVACFFAWVPGRRMWFTALGAGTLYGYLLHGFLAKGSRFWHWYDNPWLHTPWGQVLLTLAAGTLVTLLCTPPVQRIFRFAVEPKMTWAFKPDPVGTARGRG, encoded by the coding sequence CCCGCCCGCAGGGGCGGGGGCGGTCGGGGGGCCGGGCCGGGCCGGGCTGTCCACGGCGACGATCCCCGCGTCCTCGACGCCCGTGCCGGCGCCGCCCGGGCCGACGGTGGGCGGCAGCGGCAGCGGGCGGCACGCCAAGGGGCGCGCGGGCCGGGCCGGCGCCGGCCCGGCGGCGACCACCGAACCGCGGCCCCCCACCCGCGACGCGTTCTTCGACAACGCGAAGTACCTGGCCATCGTGCTGGTGGCGATGGGCCACTCCTGGGAGCCGCTGCGCTCCGGCAGCCGGTCGGCGGCGGCGCTCTACATCGCCGTCTACGCGTTCCATATGCCGGCCTTCATCATCATCTCCGGCTATTTCTCGCGCAGTTTCGACATGCGCCGGGACCGACTGCAACGGCTGATCACCGGCGTCGCCGTCCCGTACGTCCTCTTCGAGGTCGCCTACACCTTCTTCAAGCGCTGGGCGGACCACGACCCGGACTATCCGATCACCCTGCTCCAGCCGTGGTACCTGACGTGGTTCCTGGTCGCGCTCTTCGTCTGGCGCCTGACCACCCCGCTGTGGAAGATCGTGCGCTGGCCGCTGCCGCTCGCGATGGTCATCGCGGTGCTGGCGTCCGTCTCACCGGAGATCGGTGACGATCTCAACCTCCAACGGGTGCTCCAGTTCCTGCCGTTCTTCGTGCTGGGGCTCAACCTGCGGCCGGAGCACTTCCAGCTGCTGCGGCGCAAGGAGGTCCGGCTGGCCGCGCTGCCGGTCGTCGCCGGTGCGCTGGTCCTCGCCTACTGGGCCGCGCCGCGGATGAACGCCGCGTGGTTCTACCACCGCGACAGCGCACAGGAGTTGGGCGCCCCCTGGTGGAGCGGTGTGGTGATGACCCTGGCGATGTTCGGCTGCTCGCTGGTGCTGGTGGCCTGTTTCTTCGCCTGGGTGCCGGGCCGTCGGATGTGGTTCACGGCGCTCGGCGCCGGCACCCTCTACGGCTATCTGCTGCACGGCTTCCTCGCCAAGGGCTCGCGCTTCTGGCACTGGTACGACAACCCCTGGCTGCACACGCCCTGGGGGCAGGTGCTGCTCACCCTGGCCGCGGGCACGCTCGTCACGCTGCTGTGCACGCCGCCGGTGCAGCGGATCTTCCGCTTCGCCGTGGAGCCGAAGATGACCTGGGCGTTCAAGCCGGATCCGGTGGGGACGGCGCGCGGGCGCGGGTGA
- a CDS encoding RidA family protein: MSVSNDDHGSSTDRGSDDGLERVNPPHLAPPTGFSHAVRVTAPDTLVFLAGQTALDGAGRIVGDGVVAQFERALGNLLEVAAAAGAAPADLVKLTVFAVDVADYRRHARELGRVWKRLVGSDFPAMAVIGATRLWDETALVEIEGIAVVRRRGPAAHRP, encoded by the coding sequence ATGAGCGTCAGCAACGACGACCACGGCAGCAGCACCGATCGCGGCAGCGACGACGGCCTGGAGCGGGTGAACCCGCCGCATCTCGCGCCACCGACCGGTTTCAGCCACGCCGTGCGCGTCACCGCCCCCGACACGCTGGTGTTCCTCGCCGGGCAGACCGCGCTCGACGGCGCGGGGCGGATCGTCGGGGACGGCGTCGTCGCGCAGTTCGAGCGGGCGCTCGGCAATCTGCTGGAGGTGGCGGCCGCCGCCGGCGCCGCCCCCGCCGACCTGGTCAAGCTCACCGTCTTCGCGGTCGACGTGGCCGACTACCGCCGGCACGCCAGGGAGCTGGGCCGGGTGTGGAAGCGCCTGGTCGGCAGCGACTTCCCGGCGATGGCGGTCATCGGCGCCACCCGCCTGTGGGACGAGACGGCGCTGGTGGAGATCGAGGGCATCGCGGTGGTGCGCAGGCGCGGCCCGGCCGCTCACCGCCCGTAG
- a CDS encoding arylamine N-acetyltransferase → MTGASWGGERLDLDAYLARVGYAGDRRPTLETLRALHAAHSDAIGFENIEIVLGRPIPLDLETLQAKMVRQRRGGYCYEQNLLYAAALERLGFRVSGLGARIRMGDDKVRPVTHALLKVELDGTDWITDVGFGGEALLAPLPLRDGVEDRQGPWTFGLVREKETEAWVLRSLHDDGWFDLYAFGTEQRFPVDYAVFNHYISTHPRSPFTGRIVVQKPGNGLRRTLVGRELTRTRPDWSREVREVAPEEIPALLDAEFGITLSAADAEALVATYGR, encoded by the coding sequence ATGACCGGAGCCAGCTGGGGCGGCGAGCGGCTCGATCTGGACGCGTACCTGGCGCGCGTCGGCTACGCGGGCGACCGGCGGCCGACCCTGGAGACGCTGCGGGCGCTGCACGCCGCGCACAGCGACGCCATCGGCTTCGAGAACATCGAGATCGTGCTGGGCCGCCCGATCCCGCTCGACCTGGAGACGCTGCAGGCCAAGATGGTCCGGCAGCGACGCGGCGGCTACTGCTACGAGCAGAACCTCCTCTACGCGGCCGCCCTGGAGCGCCTCGGCTTCCGGGTCTCCGGCCTCGGCGCGCGGATCCGGATGGGCGACGACAAGGTGCGCCCGGTCACCCACGCCCTGTTGAAGGTCGAGCTGGACGGCACGGACTGGATCACCGACGTCGGATTCGGCGGCGAGGCGCTGCTCGCCCCGCTCCCGCTGCGGGACGGCGTCGAGGACCGGCAGGGCCCCTGGACCTTCGGCCTGGTCCGGGAGAAGGAGACCGAGGCGTGGGTGCTGCGGTCGCTCCATGACGACGGCTGGTTCGACCTGTACGCCTTCGGGACCGAGCAGCGCTTCCCGGTCGACTACGCCGTCTTCAACCACTACATATCGACTCACCCGCGCTCGCCGTTCACCGGCAGGATCGTGGTGCAGAAGCCGGGGAACGGGCTGCGCCGCACGTTGGTCGGCCGGGAACTGACCCGGACCCGGCCGGACTGGTCGCGGGAGGTGCGCGAGGTCGCGCCGGAGGAGATCCCGGCCCTGCTGGACGCCGAGTTCGGGATCACGCTGTCCGCGGCGGACGCCGAGGCGCTGGTGGCGACCTACGGGCGGTGA
- a CDS encoding TetR/AcrR family transcriptional regulator — MNEIDRNRAARAEARTRIEDAAARLFAERGFAGTTIGEIAAEAGLSKPMLYRHFDSKQELHLALLERHRDELAAAPVRELLHGEGEVAERLEAVYDAWFGHVQSHPYTWRMMFRDTTGDPEVQAFHRELQRRQRETDIGLLREVAPGLPEAELEPLGEAIRSSLYGLALWWLERPGTPREVLVATMTRLTRGLLPAVAGRELEEHPREENDTRPEQPE; from the coding sequence ATGAACGAGATCGACCGGAACCGCGCCGCCCGCGCGGAGGCCAGGACGCGGATCGAGGACGCGGCCGCCCGGCTGTTCGCGGAGCGCGGCTTCGCGGGCACCACGATCGGGGAGATCGCCGCCGAGGCGGGCCTGAGCAAGCCGATGCTCTACCGCCACTTCGACTCCAAACAGGAGCTGCACCTCGCCCTGCTGGAGCGCCACCGCGACGAACTGGCCGCCGCCCCCGTCCGCGAACTCCTCCACGGCGAGGGCGAGGTGGCCGAGCGACTGGAGGCGGTGTACGACGCCTGGTTCGGGCATGTGCAGAGCCACCCGTACACCTGGCGGATGATGTTCCGCGACACCACCGGCGACCCCGAGGTGCAGGCGTTCCACCGTGAACTCCAGCGCCGGCAGCGGGAGACGGACATCGGGTTGCTGCGCGAGGTCGCCCCCGGCCTCCCCGAGGCCGAACTGGAGCCGCTCGGCGAGGCGATCCGCAGCTCCCTCTACGGACTCGCGCTGTGGTGGCTGGAGCGCCCCGGGACCCCGCGCGAGGTCCTGGTCGCCACGATGACCCGCCTCACGCGCGGCCTGCTCCCGGCGGTGGCCGGCCGGGAGCTCGAAGAGCACCCCCGCGAGGAGAACGACACACGCCCCGAGCAGCCCGAGTAA